A single window of Oncorhynchus keta strain PuntledgeMale-10-30-2019 chromosome 34, Oket_V2, whole genome shotgun sequence DNA harbors:
- the LOC118377426 gene encoding tetraspanin-7-like isoform X2 → MQSCRLPITGAILLAVGVWGKFMIGPYISLIAENTTNAPYVLIGTGTVIIVFGLFGCFATCRGSPWMLKLYVMFLSLVFLAELVAGISGFVFRHEIKGTFLRTYTDAVLNYDAEDEKSLAVDNVQSSLRCCGVNNYTSWLGSVYYPANGFPLSCCSNSSDCSPQDLRNTTINHTKVYQQGCYELVTSFLETNMAIIAGVTFGIAFSQLIGMLLACCLSRIITANQYEMV, encoded by the exons aTCACAGGAGCGATCCTCTTGGCAGTGGGAGTATGGGGGAAGTTTATGATCGGCCCGTATATCTCTCTGATAGCTGAGAACACCACCAACGCTCCGTACGTCCTCATCGGCACTGGGACTGTCATCATCGTCTTTGGCCTGTTCGGATGCTTCGCCACCTGCAGGGGGAGCCCATGGATGCTCAAActg TATGTAATGTTCTTGTCCCTGGTGTTCCTAGCTGAGTTGGTGGCTGGGATCTCTGGCTTTGTTTTTCGTCATGAG ATAAAAGGTACCTTCCTGAGGACATATACTGACGCCGTGTTGAATTATGATGCTGAGGATGAGAAGAGCCTGGCTGTGGACAACGTCCAAAGCAGC ctgcGTTGCTGTGGGGTGAACAACTACACCAGCTGGTTGGGCAGTGTGTACTACCCTGCTAACGGTTTTCCCCTGAGCTGCTGCTCCAACTCCTCTGACTGCAGCCCTCAGGACCTCCGCAACACCACCATAAACCACACCAAGGTCTACCAGCAG GGCTGTTATGAACTGGTAACCTCCTTCCTTGAGACCAACATGGCCATCATCGCGGGAGTAACATTTGGAATTGCCTTCTCACAG ttgatTGGCATGTTGCTGGCCTGCTGTCTGTCCAGGATCATTACTGCTAATCAGTATGAGATGGTGTAG